In Solanum pennellii chromosome 3, SPENNV200, a single window of DNA contains:
- the LOC114073939 gene encoding pentatricopeptide repeat-containing protein At5g39350-like: MIFSKDALASLLAACASLPHLRLGKCCMAGLSGWTFRLQVDVHVETRLIDMYAKCNCFRLGYQVFTKTSKKRTELAREAIELFKFMLLDAVKPNDATLKSVLPAFVIEVDPRQALSMHNYLVRSGFVTRTEVATGDIYSKCGNLDNGHKIFNGIPKKERDIIL, from the exons ATGATTTTCTCAAAGGATGCTCTGGCATCCCTTCTTGCTGCATGTGCCAGTTTGCCTCATTTGAGGCTTGGCAAATGCTGCATGGCTGGGCTATCAGGATGGACCTTCAGGCTTCAGGTTGATGTTCATGTAGAAACTCGCCTTATTGACATGTATGCTAAATGCAATTGTTTTAGACTAGGCTATCAGGTGTTTACAAAGACTAGCAAGAAGAGGACTGAGCTTGCAAGAGAAGCGATAGAGCTTTTCAAGTTCATGTTGTTAG ATGCTGTCAAACCTAATGATGCAACCCTGAAAAGTGTGCTTCCTGCATTTGTCATTGAAGTTGATCCAAGGCAAGCGTTGAGCATGCACAACTATCTCGTAAGATCCGGATTTGTTACAAGAACTGAGGTAGCTACTGGTGATATATACTCTAAATGTGGAAATTTAGATAATGGTCACAAGATTTTCAATGGGATACCCAAGAAAGAAAGGGACATAATCTTGTGA